In Rhodospirillum rubrum ATCC 11170, a genomic segment contains:
- a CDS encoding globin-coupled sensor protein, giving the protein MTGFLQNADSRGPGEKSGGQYYAAAVASLGRRLETFKVSEADLAILGDLAPFIRVELPGLLERWHGRFAQWPELASALRLPEVHKARTAHWVRVASGDLGEGFLDSAHTLAAVFYANGVPGYAVSICHATVLQELIEALGQRPTSGVDFGGRKRAQAAMIRAALNKIAWLDIEILLETYATAEKEARSATFRHLADAFEKTVHVVVGNVGEATHQLGGIVDTLAQTADRSTRASGSVSTAAEEASGNVAMVAASAEELESSIREISAQVSTANGVAERAVERARNTTATVDSLAGTVAKIGTVIDLISGIAAQTNLLALNATIEAARAGDAGKGFAVVANEVKALANQTARATEEISKQIKDMEEVTHTAVSSIGEIAGVIDTISAATVAITAAVEQQSASTREIARSTQVVADGNGQVSRLIGEVRDGAEQTLTLADAVSKATNVLGEQSTTLRDAVESFLQDVRSAA; this is encoded by the coding sequence ATGACCGGATTTCTTCAAAACGCCGATTCCCGTGGTCCGGGCGAAAAATCGGGTGGTCAATACTATGCGGCGGCCGTCGCCTCTCTTGGCCGGAGACTGGAGACCTTCAAGGTTAGCGAGGCGGATCTTGCCATTCTCGGAGACCTCGCTCCGTTTATTCGCGTAGAACTGCCGGGATTGCTTGAGCGGTGGCACGGGCGTTTCGCCCAATGGCCGGAACTGGCCAGCGCCCTGCGCCTGCCCGAAGTTCACAAGGCGCGCACCGCCCATTGGGTGCGGGTCGCCTCGGGGGATCTGGGCGAGGGGTTTCTTGACTCCGCCCATACCCTGGCCGCCGTGTTCTATGCCAACGGCGTTCCCGGCTATGCGGTGTCGATCTGCCACGCCACGGTGCTTCAGGAATTGATCGAGGCCCTCGGCCAACGGCCGACCAGCGGCGTCGATTTTGGTGGGCGCAAGCGGGCCCAGGCGGCCATGATCCGCGCCGCGCTCAACAAGATCGCCTGGCTTGATATCGAAATCCTGCTTGAAACCTATGCCACGGCCGAGAAGGAAGCCCGCAGCGCCACCTTCCGTCATCTCGCCGATGCCTTCGAAAAGACGGTGCATGTGGTGGTGGGCAATGTCGGCGAGGCCACCCATCAGTTGGGCGGCATTGTCGATACCCTGGCGCAAACCGCCGACCGCTCGACCCGGGCTTCGGGATCGGTGTCCACGGCGGCCGAAGAGGCCTCGGGCAATGTCGCCATGGTCGCCGCCTCGGCCGAGGAACTGGAAAGCTCGATCCGCGAAATCTCCGCCCAGGTCTCGACCGCCAACGGCGTGGCCGAACGCGCCGTCGAACGGGCGCGCAACACCACGGCCACCGTTGATTCCCTGGCCGGCACCGTCGCCAAGATCGGCACCGTCATCGATCTGATCAGCGGCATCGCCGCCCAAACCAACCTGCTGGCGCTCAATGCGACGATCGAGGCGGCCCGGGCGGGGGATGCCGGCAAGGGCTTCGCCGTGGTCGCCAATGAGGTCAAGGCCCTGGCCAATCAAACGGCGCGGGCCACCGAAGAGATTTCCAAGCAGATCAAGGACATGGAAGAGGTGACCCATACGGCGGTGTCGAGCATCGGCGAAATCGCCGGGGTTATCGACACCATCAGCGCCGCCACGGTGGCCATCACCGCGGCGGTCGAGCAGCAATCGGCCTCGACCCGCGAAATCGCCCGCAGCACCCAGGTGGTCGCCGATGGCAATGGTCAGGTCAGCCGGCTGATCGGCGAGGTGCGCGACGGCGCCGAGCAAACCCTGACCCTGGCCGATGCGGTTTCCAAGGCCACGAACGTGCTTGGCGAACAATCAACGACGCTCCGCGACGCCGTCGAGTCCTTCCTTCAGGACGTGCGCTCGGCCGCCTGA
- a CDS encoding histone deacetylase family protein, with amino-acid sequence MRVFFSPRQLAHAPASEFSRGEMIAFRECPVRAQSILAALAAAGFPAPSQPVDPGLAPVLAIHDGEYVEFLRTAWTRWRAGGATVAAYPTAWPVPGIGERRPDTVEGLLGWYIFDSGTPIVAETWDAVKAGADTAHAGALAVATGAHSAFALCRPPGHHAARALAGGYCYLNNAAIAAQTLRDQGAGRVAILDVDYHHGNGTQEIFYERGDVLFVSLHADPAFGYPYYTGYGDQSGRGAGEGTTLNLPLAAGTTEAEWLAALEHGLARLGEFAPDAVVVSLGVDTWAGDPLSHFKVSARAFPALGARLAGLGLPTLFVMEGGYATAELGKNVVGVLSGFEDA; translated from the coding sequence ATGCGCGTGTTCTTTTCCCCCCGCCAGCTTGCCCACGCTCCCGCTTCGGAGTTCTCGCGCGGCGAAATGATCGCCTTTCGCGAATGCCCCGTCCGCGCCCAATCGATCCTGGCGGCGCTGGCGGCCGCGGGGTTTCCCGCCCCGAGCCAGCCGGTCGATCCCGGGCTTGCCCCGGTGCTGGCGATCCACGACGGCGAGTATGTCGAGTTCCTGCGAACGGCCTGGACGCGCTGGCGGGCGGGCGGAGCGACCGTCGCCGCCTATCCCACCGCTTGGCCGGTGCCCGGGATTGGCGAGCGGCGCCCCGACACGGTGGAGGGCCTGCTTGGCTGGTATATTTTTGATTCGGGTACGCCGATCGTCGCCGAGACCTGGGATGCGGTCAAAGCCGGGGCCGATACCGCCCATGCCGGGGCCCTGGCCGTGGCCACCGGCGCCCACTCGGCCTTCGCCCTCTGTCGGCCGCCGGGGCATCACGCCGCCCGCGCCCTGGCGGGGGGCTATTGCTATCTGAACAACGCCGCCATCGCCGCCCAGACCCTGCGCGACCAGGGGGCGGGGCGGGTGGCGATCCTTGATGTCGATTACCACCATGGCAATGGCACCCAGGAGATCTTCTACGAGCGCGGCGATGTGCTGTTCGTCTCGCTCCACGCCGATCCGGCCTTTGGCTATCCCTATTACACCGGCTATGGCGACCAGAGCGGTCGCGGGGCGGGCGAGGGGACGACGCTCAACCTGCCGCTGGCCGCCGGAACGACCGAAGCGGAATGGCTGGCGGCCCTGGAGCATGGGCTGGCCCGTTTGGGCGAATTCGCTCCCGACGCCGTGGTGGTGTCGCTGGGCGTGGACACCTGGGCAGGCGATCCCCTGTCGCACTTCAAGGTGTCCGCCCGCGCCTTCCCCGCCCTTGGCGCCCGCTTGGCCGGGCTTGGTCTTCCCACCCTGTTCGTGATGGAGGGCGGTTATGCCACGGCAGAGTTGGGTAAGAACGTTGTGGGGGTTTTATCGGGATTTGAGGACGCTTGA
- the mtaB gene encoding tRNA (N(6)-L-threonylcarbamoyladenosine(37)-C(2))-methylthiotransferase MtaB has protein sequence MTATPLAPPTADAIDDNASPGGPRIVTFGCRLNTYESEVMREQAAKAGLSDAIIVNTCAVTREAERQARQTIRRLRRENPETRLIVTGCGAQLDPKGWGAMPEVDQVLGNEEKLKAESYRPLAGGLDLGAPEKILVDDIMTVRETALHLVGGFEGRARAFVQVQQGCDHRCTFCIIPFARGNSRSVPMGRIVDQIRALVAAGYREVVLTGVDITAYGPDLPGAPSLGQMVRRLLRAVPDLPRLRLSSLDPVEVDEDLLALVASEPRLLAHLHLSVQAGADLILKRMKRRHLRDDVIALAQRLRTLRPGMALGADIIVGFPTETEEHFAQSLALVEEAGLTHLHVFPYSPRPGTPAALMPQVDKAVVKDRARRLREAGEAALAAHRAVLVGGIDHVLIERPGEGHGETFVPVSVDPALTPGSIVPVRLRAGEGGHLIGEAVS, from the coding sequence ATGACCGCCACTCCCCTCGCGCCGCCGACGGCCGATGCGATCGACGATAACGCCAGCCCCGGCGGTCCGCGCATCGTCACTTTCGGCTGCCGTCTCAATACCTATGAATCCGAGGTGATGCGCGAACAGGCGGCCAAGGCCGGGCTGAGCGATGCCATCATCGTCAATACCTGCGCCGTCACCCGCGAGGCCGAGCGTCAGGCCCGCCAGACCATCCGCCGCCTGCGCCGCGAGAATCCGGAAACCCGGCTGATCGTCACCGGCTGCGGCGCCCAGCTTGACCCGAAAGGCTGGGGGGCGATGCCCGAGGTCGATCAGGTGCTGGGCAACGAGGAAAAGCTGAAGGCGGAAAGCTATCGGCCGCTGGCCGGCGGACTTGACCTGGGCGCCCCGGAAAAGATCCTGGTCGACGACATCATGACCGTGCGCGAAACCGCGCTGCATCTGGTCGGCGGCTTCGAGGGACGGGCCCGCGCCTTCGTTCAGGTTCAGCAGGGCTGCGACCACCGCTGCACCTTCTGCATCATCCCCTTCGCCCGCGGCAACAGCCGCAGCGTGCCGATGGGCCGCATCGTCGACCAGATCCGCGCCCTGGTCGCGGCCGGCTATCGGGAAGTGGTGCTAACCGGGGTCGACATCACCGCCTATGGTCCCGATCTGCCCGGGGCGCCAAGCCTGGGTCAGATGGTGCGCCGCCTGCTGCGCGCCGTGCCGGACCTGCCCCGCCTGCGGCTGTCGAGCCTTGATCCGGTCGAGGTCGACGAGGATCTGCTGGCCCTGGTGGCCAGCGAGCCCCGGCTGCTCGCCCATCTTCATCTCTCGGTTCAGGCCGGCGCCGATCTGATCCTCAAGCGCATGAAGCGCCGCCACCTGCGCGACGACGTCATCGCCCTCGCCCAGCGCCTGCGGACGCTGCGCCCCGGGATGGCGCTGGGCGCCGATATCATCGTCGGCTTCCCCACCGAAACCGAAGAGCACTTCGCCCAATCCCTGGCCCTGGTCGAGGAGGCCGGGCTGACCCATCTGCATGTGTTCCCCTATAGCCCGCGCCCGGGAACCCCGGCGGCGCTGATGCCCCAGGTCGACAAGGCCGTGGTCAAGGACCGGGCGCGGCGCCTGCGCGAGGCCGGCGAAGCGGCCCTGGCCGCCCACCGCGCCGTGCTGGTCGGCGGCATCGACCATGTTTTGATCGAACGCCCTGGCGAAGGCCATGGCGAGACCTTTGTCCCCGTGAGCGTGGACCCGGCCCTGACGCCGGGCAGCATCGTGCCCGTCCGGCTGCGCGCCGGTGAGGGTGGCCATCTGATCGGAGAAGCCGTTTCGTGA
- a CDS encoding His/Gly/Thr/Pro-type tRNA ligase C-terminal domain-containing protein, whose product MRSIAGRFAEAGLRVGADLGAESLGVKRARARALGIPVVASLGPREAFSKTVTLSWPDDRKETLYIEAALARLSAFCAVPAPPGRSRAPAA is encoded by the coding sequence GTGCGCTCGATCGCCGGCCGTTTCGCCGAGGCCGGCCTGCGCGTTGGTGCCGACCTGGGGGCCGAGTCCCTGGGCGTCAAGCGGGCCCGCGCCCGGGCTTTGGGCATCCCGGTGGTCGCCAGCCTTGGCCCGCGCGAGGCGTTCAGCAAGACCGTGACCCTATCTTGGCCCGATGACCGCAAGGAAACCCTTTATATCGAGGCCGCCTTGGCCCGCTTAAGCGCCTTCTGCGCGGTGCCCGCCCCACCCGGGCGGAGCAGGGCTCCGGCCGCATGA
- a CDS encoding DeoR/GlpR family DNA-binding transcription regulator, whose amino-acid sequence MGPLSNDERRAAVLERLRAEGRVGVADLAQVFSTSEDSIRRDLRDMAAAGLLRRVHGGAIPVSPAQGDFGERARRDGPAKDALGRAAAALIGGGQTVLIDGGTTLLAVARAIPGGLGVTIITSAPAIGLELVDRPGLEVIVLGGRLDRATRTVSGAAVVEAVGRINADLCLLGICGLEAGAGVSASDYEEAQVKRAMVAASRQVVAVTTADKLGTAAPHWVCPAGRLDKIVMDGVGDEAAIEALALQGVDMVRI is encoded by the coding sequence ATGGGCCCGCTTTCCAATGATGAACGCCGCGCCGCGGTTCTCGAGCGCCTGCGCGCCGAGGGTCGGGTTGGCGTGGCGGATTTGGCGCAGGTGTTTTCCACCTCGGAAGACAGCATCCGCCGCGACCTGCGCGATATGGCCGCGGCCGGACTGCTGCGCCGGGTCCATGGCGGCGCCATCCCGGTTTCCCCCGCCCAGGGCGATTTCGGCGAGCGCGCCCGACGTGACGGCCCGGCCAAGGACGCCCTGGGCCGGGCGGCGGCGGCGCTGATCGGCGGCGGACAAACCGTGCTGATCGATGGCGGAACGACGCTGCTGGCCGTCGCCCGGGCCATCCCCGGCGGGCTGGGGGTGACGATCATCACCAGCGCTCCGGCGATCGGCCTTGAACTTGTCGATCGTCCGGGGCTCGAGGTGATCGTGCTGGGCGGGCGGCTTGACCGGGCGACGCGCACGGTCAGCGGCGCGGCGGTGGTCGAGGCGGTGGGGCGGATCAACGCCGATCTCTGCCTGCTTGGCATCTGTGGCCTTGAGGCCGGGGCGGGGGTCAGCGCCAGCGATTACGAGGAGGCCCAGGTTAAGCGGGCGATGGTCGCGGCCTCGCGCCAAGTGGTCGCCGTTACCACCGCCGACAAGCTGGGAACGGCCGCCCCCCATTGGGTTTGCCCGGCCGGGCGCCTGGACAAGATCGTGATGGACGGGGTCGGCGACGAGGCGGCGATCGAGGCGCTCGCCTTGCAAGGTGTTGATATGGTGAGGATATGA
- a CDS encoding RidA family protein produces MSIRRIESNARMSQAVVHGDTVYLAGQVGTPGDGVAEQTATILANIDRLLAEVGSHKSKILSATIWLADMTDFSAMNAVWDPWVDPANPPARACGEVKLAAPGYRVEVIIVAAR; encoded by the coding sequence ATGTCGATCCGCCGCATCGAGTCCAACGCCCGCATGAGTCAGGCCGTTGTCCATGGCGACACCGTTTATCTGGCCGGGCAGGTTGGCACGCCGGGAGACGGCGTCGCCGAGCAGACGGCGACGATTCTCGCCAACATCGACCGCCTGCTGGCCGAGGTCGGCAGTCATAAGTCGAAGATCCTGTCGGCGACGATCTGGTTGGCCGATATGACCGATTTCTCGGCGATGAACGCCGTGTGGGATCCCTGGGTCGATCCGGCCAATCCCCCGGCCCGGGCCTGCGGCGAAGTGAAGCTGGCCGCCCCCGGTTATCGGGTGGAAGTGATCATCGTCGCCGCCCGCTAA
- a CDS encoding tetratricopeptide repeat protein, translating to MADRTIEGLTRAGAAMAAGEIDQAAAHLQAAAQLCPDEPMIWALLGEVLLLLDRPQDGLGALDRALALAPEDPRPRFHRARAFERLDRLAEALADQEALAILCANKAEVWHNLGLLRRAGGDPSGAEAAFGRALALEPSRAESALALAHSLLGRAAWAEGFAHYEARLSLPGWQRPAPLPGRRWRGEDPAGRTLLVSAEQGLGDGVQFLRYLPLIKGAGKVIVECHPPLRRLIAAQPGVDATIAFGEAIPDLGAEGLTIPLASLALPLAGGAPLGERIPYVSKPRLRPQGDRPRIGLAWRSSDRAELRRDPPLAALAALAAIPAVDWVSLQFAPTDYPALPLDLRPMASVDDLDDTAALIADLDLVISVDTAVAHLAGAMGKPLWVLLGPRADWRWTASAQSSPWYPSCVPFFHGAEGWPGVIAAVSERLKAAFNGPPAR from the coding sequence GTGGCGGATAGGACGATAGAGGGGCTGACGCGCGCCGGGGCGGCGATGGCCGCCGGCGAGATCGATCAGGCGGCCGCCCACCTGCAAGCCGCCGCCCAGCTCTGCCCCGACGAACCCATGATCTGGGCACTGTTGGGCGAGGTGCTGTTGCTGCTCGATCGCCCCCAGGATGGCCTGGGCGCCCTTGATCGCGCCCTGGCCCTGGCGCCCGAAGATCCCCGCCCCCGCTTCCATCGCGCCCGCGCCTTCGAGCGCCTTGATCGCCTTGCCGAGGCCCTGGCCGATCAGGAGGCCTTGGCGATCCTTTGCGCGAATAAGGCCGAGGTCTGGCATAACCTTGGCCTGCTGCGCCGCGCCGGCGGCGACCCTTCCGGGGCCGAGGCGGCCTTTGGCCGGGCCCTCGCCCTGGAGCCCAGCCGCGCCGAAAGCGCCTTGGCGCTGGCCCATAGCCTGCTCGGCCGCGCCGCCTGGGCCGAGGGCTTCGCCCATTACGAGGCCCGCCTGTCCCTGCCAGGCTGGCAACGCCCCGCTCCTTTGCCCGGACGGCGCTGGCGGGGCGAGGACCCGGCCGGCCGCACCCTGCTGGTCAGCGCCGAACAGGGCCTGGGCGACGGCGTGCAGTTCTTGCGCTATCTGCCGTTGATCAAAGGGGCAGGCAAGGTGATCGTCGAATGTCATCCGCCGCTGCGCCGGCTGATCGCAGCCCAGCCCGGCGTTGACGCGACCATCGCCTTTGGCGAGGCGATTCCCGATCTCGGCGCCGAGGGGCTGACCATTCCCTTGGCCAGTCTGGCCCTGCCGCTAGCCGGCGGGGCGCCGCTTGGCGAACGGATCCCTTACGTGAGCAAACCCCGGCTTCGCCCCCAAGGCGATCGCCCAAGGATCGGCCTGGCTTGGCGCTCCAGCGACCGGGCGGAATTGCGCCGCGACCCGCCGCTTGCCGCCCTCGCCGCCCTGGCGGCGATCCCCGCTGTCGACTGGGTCTCGCTGCAGTTCGCCCCAACGGACTACCCGGCCCTGCCCCTTGATCTGCGGCCGATGGCCAGCGTCGACGATCTTGACGATACGGCGGCGCTGATCGCCGATCTCGATCTGGTGATCAGCGTCGATACCGCCGTCGCCCACCTCGCCGGGGCGATGGGCAAGCCTTTGTGGGTGTTGCTCGGTCCGAGGGCCGATTGGCGGTGGACGGCGAGCGCCCAAAGCTCTCCCTGGTATCCAAGCTGCGTGCCGTTCTTCCACGGCGCGGAGGGATGGCCCGGCGTCATCGCCGCCGTGAGCGAGCGCCTGAAGGCGGCTTTCAACGGACCGCCCGCGCGATGA
- the dapF gene encoding diaminopimelate epimerase: MSIRGTHFLKMHGLGNDFIVIDARTRPLDLTPERVRALADRHSGVGCDQFVTIEPARGGGVAFMGLRNADGEIVESCGNASRCVGRLLLEEREAESVLIETLGGMVEARRASGELIEVDMGPARLTWQEIPLAGAADTLHIELSVGPLSDPCAVSMGNPHAVFFVDDADAIDLATWGPLIEHHGLFPNRTNVEAVHLRADGRLRMRVWERGVGITRACGTGACASAVAAMRRGLIAGRTAEVVLDGGTLGIVWRESDGHVLMTGSATLAYSGVLDEGAWA, translated from the coding sequence ATGAGCATACGTGGCACCCATTTCCTGAAAATGCACGGCCTGGGCAACGATTTTATCGTGATCGACGCCCGGACCCGTCCGCTCGACCTGACGCCCGAGCGCGTCCGCGCCTTGGCCGACCGGCATTCGGGGGTGGGCTGCGATCAGTTCGTCACCATCGAACCGGCGCGTGGTGGCGGCGTCGCCTTCATGGGCCTGCGCAACGCCGATGGCGAAATCGTCGAAAGCTGTGGCAACGCCTCGCGCTGCGTCGGCCGCCTGCTGCTTGAGGAACGCGAAGCCGAAAGCGTTCTGATCGAAACCCTGGGCGGCATGGTCGAAGCCCGCCGGGCCAGTGGCGAGTTGATCGAGGTCGACATGGGCCCGGCCCGTCTGACCTGGCAAGAGATCCCGCTGGCCGGGGCGGCCGATACCCTCCACATCGAGCTGAGCGTCGGCCCGTTGAGCGACCCCTGCGCCGTATCGATGGGCAATCCCCATGCGGTGTTCTTCGTTGACGACGCCGACGCCATCGACCTCGCCACCTGGGGTCCGCTGATCGAGCACCATGGCCTGTTCCCCAATCGCACCAATGTCGAAGCCGTTCACCTCCGCGCCGATGGCCGTTTGCGCATGCGGGTATGGGAACGCGGCGTCGGCATCACCCGAGCCTGCGGCACCGGCGCCTGCGCCAGCGCCGTGGCCGCCATGCGGCGCGGCTTGATCGCCGGCCGCACCGCCGAGGTCGTTCTCGATGGCGGCACGCTTGGCATCGTCTGGCGCGAAAGCGACGGCCATGTGCTGATGACCGGCAGTGCCACCCTGGCCTATTCGGGGGTCCTGGACGAAGGAGCCTGGGCATGA
- a CDS encoding MFS transporter, with protein sequence MMDQRTALGEAQGRRARGAVGVLFLTNGMALGLWSALIPGVKQGLALSDGRLGIALLAMAIGALVAMPLTGVLVARFGSAMVGRCAALVFFAVLPLPVIAPSLPLLVAALIVLGGANGVLDVAMNAHGVLVEGRLGRPVMSSFHGMFSLGGLIGAGVGGGLLVWAGGPALALGLACVAALAVLAGWGRLLPASADIGSHAGAGFALPRRGTLVLGLLAFAVLMSEGAMLDWSAVHLRESLGAGAALGGAGYAAFSAAMAVGRFSGDALRRRLGSVVLTRGGGVIAAVGLGAGLMVGTPGAMIAGFACAGIGFANMVPVLFGAAGRVPGAAPATSITAVATLGYAGFLVGPPLIGAVAEATRLGQALGLAVLAGLLVALAAGVTRVADGHGKGA encoded by the coding sequence ATGATGGATCAAAGGACCGCCCTGGGGGAAGCCCAGGGGCGTCGGGCGCGCGGAGCGGTTGGCGTGTTGTTTCTGACCAACGGCATGGCCTTGGGCCTGTGGTCGGCGCTGATTCCCGGGGTCAAGCAGGGGTTGGCGCTGTCGGATGGCCGCTTGGGCATCGCCTTGCTGGCGATGGCGATCGGCGCCCTGGTGGCCATGCCGCTGACCGGCGTTCTCGTCGCCCGCTTCGGCAGCGCCATGGTCGGCCGCTGCGCCGCCCTGGTGTTCTTCGCCGTTTTGCCGCTGCCGGTGATCGCGCCGTCGTTGCCGCTGCTGGTCGCGGCGCTGATCGTGCTGGGCGGGGCCAATGGCGTGCTTGATGTGGCGATGAACGCCCATGGGGTGCTGGTCGAGGGGCGGCTGGGCCGGCCGGTGATGTCGTCGTTCCATGGCATGTTCAGCCTGGGCGGACTGATCGGCGCCGGGGTTGGCGGCGGCTTGCTGGTTTGGGCGGGCGGGCCGGCCCTGGCTTTGGGGCTGGCCTGCGTCGCCGCCCTGGCGGTGCTTGCCGGCTGGGGCCGGTTGCTGCCCGCCAGCGCCGATATCGGCAGCCATGCGGGGGCGGGCTTCGCCCTGCCGCGCCGGGGCACCCTGGTGCTCGGCCTGCTGGCCTTCGCCGTGCTGATGAGCGAGGGCGCCATGCTTGACTGGAGCGCCGTTCATCTGCGCGAGAGCCTGGGCGCCGGAGCGGCCTTGGGCGGGGCCGGTTATGCGGCGTTTTCGGCGGCGATGGCCGTCGGCCGTTTTTCGGGCGACGCCCTGCGCCGGCGTCTGGGCTCGGTGGTTCTGACCCGGGGCGGCGGAGTGATCGCCGCCGTCGGTTTGGGGGCGGGGCTGATGGTCGGCACGCCCGGGGCGATGATCGCCGGCTTCGCCTGCGCCGGCATCGGCTTTGCCAATATGGTGCCGGTTCTGTTCGGCGCCGCCGGCCGGGTGCCCGGGGCGGCGCCGGCCACCTCGATCACCGCCGTCGCCACCCTGGGCTATGCCGGCTTCCTGGTCGGGCCGCCGCTGATCGGCGCCGTGGCCGAGGCGACCCGCCTGGGGCAGGCCCTGGGGCTGGCCGTGCTGGCCGGTCTGCTGGTCGCCCTCGCCGCCGGGGTCACCCGGGTCGCCGATGGCCACGGCAAAGGCGCTTAG
- a CDS encoding CsbD family protein, which translates to MNREELTGNWNQLSGKIKQKWGKLTDDDLKVAQGNHQELVGKIQERYGIAKEEAEREVDMFLTRH; encoded by the coding sequence ATGAACCGCGAGGAACTCACCGGTAACTGGAACCAGCTTTCTGGCAAGATCAAGCAGAAGTGGGGAAAGTTGACTGACGATGACCTGAAGGTCGCTCAGGGCAACCACCAGGAACTGGTGGGCAAGATCCAGGAGCGCTATGGCATCGCCAAGGAAGAAGCCGAGCGTGAAGTCGATATGTTCCTGACCCGCCACTAG
- the ftsY gene encoding signal recognition particle-docking protein FtsY, with protein MSEHSANQRKKKGTAVAVPTSLESRPRRRIDPLAHKKRGFWSTLFWTIVGPVSFDVAEAELAAAEQAELAALAPPAAAPPTTPKRPLSAPPPLAKPRPEARPTPPKPVVVPSAKPEPKPVAVPPPAAKPPVAKPSIPKPAPPPPVPPTAPPPATAPEALVPESLPEVIAPQITPEAAPPVVPEAIPEFWPEVLPEPVAEPVKVSFFARLRGGLSRTSGKLVGGIMGLVSERKLDDQALEDLEDLLITADIGVETAGKLTRSLAKERFGKNVTGEEIRGHFADEIATILGPVARPLEIDGSLKPHVVLVVGVNGSGKTTTIGKIANQLVHENKRVLLAAGDTFRAAAVEQLRIWGDRTGCEVIARDTGADSAGLAFDALQKARAEGYDVLLIDTAGRLHNKTELMEELKKVVRVLRKIDPAVPHTCLQVLDATVGQNAHQQVKVFQEMTDVSGLVMTKLDGTAKGGVVVALADKFGLPVHYVGIGEGIDDLRPFSARDFARGLMDLD; from the coding sequence GTGAGCGAGCACAGCGCCAATCAGCGGAAGAAGAAGGGCACCGCCGTGGCGGTCCCGACGTCCCTCGAAAGCCGGCCCCGCCGTCGCATCGACCCGCTCGCCCATAAGAAGCGGGGCTTCTGGAGCACGCTTTTCTGGACCATCGTCGGCCCGGTGTCGTTCGATGTGGCCGAAGCCGAACTGGCCGCCGCCGAGCAGGCCGAACTCGCCGCCCTCGCCCCGCCCGCCGCCGCGCCCCCCACCACGCCCAAGCGCCCGCTCAGCGCCCCGCCGCCGCTGGCCAAGCCCCGGCCCGAGGCGAGGCCGACGCCGCCCAAGCCGGTCGTCGTGCCGAGCGCCAAGCCCGAGCCCAAGCCGGTCGCGGTTCCGCCGCCCGCCGCCAAGCCGCCCGTCGCCAAGCCGTCCATTCCCAAGCCGGCTCCGCCGCCGCCGGTGCCACCCACCGCCCCGCCGCCGGCGACCGCGCCCGAGGCCCTCGTTCCCGAGAGCCTGCCCGAGGTCATCGCCCCGCAGATCACGCCCGAGGCGGCGCCGCCGGTCGTTCCCGAAGCCATCCCCGAGTTCTGGCCGGAGGTTCTTCCAGAACCAGTGGCCGAGCCGGTCAAGGTCAGCTTCTTCGCCCGGCTGCGCGGCGGTCTGTCGCGGACCTCGGGCAAGCTGGTTGGCGGCATCATGGGGCTGGTCAGCGAGCGCAAGCTCGATGATCAGGCGCTCGAGGATCTGGAAGACCTGCTGATCACCGCCGATATCGGCGTCGAGACCGCGGGCAAGCTGACGCGCTCGCTGGCCAAGGAACGCTTTGGCAAGAACGTGACCGGCGAAGAGATTCGCGGCCATTTCGCCGACGAGATCGCCACCATCCTCGGCCCTGTCGCCCGGCCGCTCGAAATCGACGGGTCGCTCAAGCCCCATGTCGTCCTGGTGGTCGGCGTCAACGGCTCGGGCAAGACCACGACGATCGGCAAGATCGCCAACCAGTTGGTGCACGAGAACAAAAGGGTGCTGCTGGCCGCCGGCGACACCTTCCGCGCCGCCGCCGTCGAACAACTGCGCATCTGGGGGGATCGCACCGGCTGCGAGGTGATCGCCCGCGACACCGGCGCCGATTCCGCCGGCCTCGCTTTCGACGCCCTGCAAAAGGCGCGGGCCGAGGGCTACGACGTGCTGCTGATCGATACCGCCGGCCGCTTGCACAACAAGACCGAGCTGATGGAGGAACTGAAAAAGGTCGTGCGCGTGCTGCGCAAGATCGATCCGGCGGTTCCCCATACCTGTCTCCAGGTCCTCGACGCCACCGTCGGCCAAAACGCCCACCAGCAGGTCAAGGTCTTCCAGGAGATGACCGATGTCTCGGGACTGGTGATGACCAAGCTCGACGGCACGGCCAAGGGCGGCGTGGTGGTGGCGCTTGCCGATAAATTCGGCCTGCCCGTCCATTACGTCGGCATCGGCGAAGGCATCGATGATCTGCGCCCCTTCAGCGCGCGGGACTTCGCCCGCGGGCTGATGGACCTCGATTAG